The Pusillibacter faecalis genome has a window encoding:
- a CDS encoding LacI family DNA-binding transcriptional regulator, with amino-acid sequence MTIRDIAKRCSVSVSTVSRVLNNHPDVSAASRARVLEAVREAHYVPNNSARDLVRPQSDGIGLVVRGVGNPFFTGVIQAIERAIGGAGYNLVLHQIRSEGDELRAGAELARSRRLLGLVLLGGRFDYTPEQVALLDVPFVCCSYTNSFGSLAKDAYSSVTIDDQREACRAVRLLTEQGHQRIAILLDSTQDSSISQLRYMGYRQALEESGLLLDKSLIGETGSFDMAAAYETAARLLAGRRDVTAVFAIADSIAVAAMKALHDLGRRVPEDCSVVSIDGIEMSAYTVPALTTLAQPQEEMGERAVRILVDMIEGRGRNQHVLLKTALRPGETIAPYQVFASGRM; translated from the coding sequence ATGACGATACGCGACATCGCAAAACGATGCAGCGTCTCCGTCAGCACAGTCTCCAGGGTCTTGAATAATCACCCGGATGTCAGCGCCGCCAGCCGGGCCAGGGTTCTGGAGGCGGTGCGGGAGGCCCACTATGTCCCCAACAATAGCGCAAGAGATTTGGTCCGTCCACAGTCGGATGGTATCGGCCTAGTGGTGCGTGGTGTGGGCAACCCATTTTTTACAGGTGTGATTCAGGCAATTGAGAGAGCCATTGGCGGTGCGGGCTACAATTTAGTGCTCCACCAGATCCGCTCCGAGGGGGACGAGCTGCGTGCTGGCGCAGAGCTTGCCAGGTCCCGGCGTCTGCTGGGGCTGGTTCTTCTGGGAGGACGGTTTGATTACACGCCGGAGCAGGTGGCGCTTCTGGACGTGCCATTCGTCTGCTGTTCCTACACCAACAGCTTTGGAAGCTTGGCGAAGGATGCCTACTCCTCTGTGACGATTGACGATCAGCGGGAGGCATGTCGTGCAGTACGCCTGCTGACGGAGCAGGGACACCAGCGAATCGCCATTTTGCTGGATTCCACGCAGGATTCCTCCATCAGCCAGCTGCGGTACATGGGCTACCGGCAGGCACTGGAGGAGAGCGGCCTGCTCTTGGACAAGTCGCTGATCGGGGAGACGGGAAGCTTTGACATGGCAGCGGCATATGAGACTGCGGCGCGGCTCCTGGCCGGCAGAAGGGATGTGACGGCGGTGTTCGCCATCGCGGACTCCATAGCCGTTGCGGCGATGAAGGCCTTGCATGATCTGGGGCGGCGTGTACCGGAGGACTGCTCTGTGGTATCTATTGACGGTATTGAGATGTCGGCCTACACCGTGCCGGCGCTCACCACCCTGGCCCAGCCCCAGGAGGAGATGGGGGAGCGCGCTGTCCGCATTCTGGTGGACATGATTGAGGGACGGGGCAGAAACCAGCACGTGTTGCTGAAAACTGCGCTGCGCCCAGGCGAAACGATTGCACCTTATCAGGTTTTTGCATCCGGGAGGATGTGA